From a single Nicotiana tomentosiformis chromosome 2, ASM39032v3, whole genome shotgun sequence genomic region:
- the LOC104098925 gene encoding large ribosomal subunit protein uL24z-like, with the protein MKYNPRVSSSRRKNRKAHFTAPSSVRRVLMSAPLSSDLRSKYNVRSMPVRKDDEVQVVRGTYKGREGKVVQVYRKKWVIHIERITREKVNGSTVNVGIHPSKVVVTKLRLDKDRKSLLDRKAKGRAAADKDKGTKFTAEDIMQTVD; encoded by the coding sequence ATGAAGTACAATCCAAGAGTATCCTCCTCCCGCCGCAAGAACAGGAAGGCTCATTTCACGGCACCTTCCAGCGTTCGTCGCGTGTTGATGAGCGCACCTTTGTCCTCCGACTTGCGATCCAAGTACAACGTCAGGTCTATGCCGGTAAGGAAGGACGACGAGGTTCAGGTTGTTCGCGGGACCTACAAGGGCCGTGAGGGCAAAGTTGTTCAAGTTTACCGTAAGAAGTGGGTGATTCACATTGAGCGCATTACCAGAGAGAAGGTTAACGGATCTACCGTTAACGTTGGTATTCACCCGTCCAAGGTTGTCGTCACCAAGCTCAGGCTCGACAAGGACCGTAAGTCTCTTCTTGACCGTAAGGCTAAGGGTCGTGCTGCTGCTGATAAGGATAAGGGTACTAAGTTCACCGCCGAGGATATCATGCAGACCGTTGATTAG
- the LOC104098926 gene encoding BTB/POZ domain-containing protein At3g49900, with translation MAMEAIRGRWADLGVVNTIYEDDVEDSSTSLSVSPEISPSPSPPRSPVVFRSQVTGNDTDVVIHVEESRFRLHKDPLAARSGFLKRYLKGQSELTLSPPLKITAETFSLIAEFCYDAHIVITPFNVAALRTAAELLEMTETNNMVGSESLAQKTEAYFRRVIAVNREYASIVLRSCVSLLPESEMTSSVLSRCIEALSLVDDGNGVMRCLNDVKELRPVDFQLIVQSMNRWLSGSHDQLYRVVDLYLKEYKGKISDEEKIAMCNYIDCTILSPQLLMHAVQNSRMPLRFVVQAMFVEQLNTRRSILTATAADNHHHHHINHLQNKNEVSLGTILERDAALRQVAQLKAAMNATSSRIQSLENELSGMRKLLKESDQNTKSNLTHDSARSASFRLSSENKIDRGQIGSVSSASFRILTGRERGLLGSSNSSEASYEESMKVEKINFSRRFMNGLKSAFRVSKKKTESKVENVKEENGKDVVVIKKDVPFRRQPRSQDH, from the exons ATGGCCATGGAAGCCATCAGAGGACGTTGGGCAGATTTAGGGGTTGTGAATACTATCTATGAAGATGATGTTGAAGATTCCTCCACTTCCCTTTCTGTCTCTCCAGAAATCTCCCCATCTCCTTCGCCTCCCCGCTCTCCGGTTGTCTTCCG GTCCCAAGTTACAGGAAATGACACTGATGTAGTTATACATGTTGAGGAGTCACGTTTTCGCCTACACAAG GATCCGTTGGCAGCAAGGAGTGGATTTCTGAAAAGGTACCTGAAGGGCCAGTCCGAATTAACCCTCTCTCCGCCGTTAAAGATAACGGCAGAAACATTTTCTTTAATCGCCGAGTTTTGTTACGATGCTCACATAGTCATAACGCCGTTTAACGTCGCCGCTCTTCGTACGGCGGCGGAGTTGCTGGAAATGACGGAGACTAATAACATGGTGGGTAGCGAGAGCTTGGCACAGAAAACGGAAGCATATTTCCGCCGTGTAATTGCCGTTAACCGAGAGTATGCATCAATTGTGCTGCGTTCTTGCGTTTCGCTGTTGCCGGAGTCTGAAATGACGTCGTCAGTGTTGAGTAGATGTATTGAAGCGTTGAGTTTGGTTGACGATGGTAACGGCGTTATGAGATGCCTCAACGACGTTAAAGAGTTGCGACCCGTGGATTTTCAATTAATCGTTCAGTCAATGAATCGGTGGTTGAGCGGAAGCCATGACCAGCTCTATAGAGTTGTTGACCTTTATCTTAAG GAATACAAGGGTAAGATATCAGATGAAGAAAAAATAGCAATGTGCAATTACATCGACTGTACCATTCTCTCGCCTCAACTTCTAATGCATGCGGTCCAAAACTCAAGAATGCCATTAAGGTTTGTGGTCCAAGCCATGTTTGTGGAACAATTAAACACACGTCGCTCTATCCTCACCGCCACTGCGGCCGACaaccaccaccatcatcacaTTAATCATCTCCAGAACAAAAACGAAGTCAGTTTAGGTACAATTCTCGAACGAGATGCAGCACTACGTCAAGTGGCACAGCTAAAGGCAGCAATGAATGCCACTAGCTCGCGAATTCAGAGCTTGGAGAATGAGTTGAGTGGTATGAGGAAGCTTCTTAAAGAATCAGATCAAAATACGAAGAGTAATTTGACGCATGATTCTGCTAGGTCTGCTAGTTTTCGATTGAGTTCCGAGAATAAGATTGATAGAGGACAAATTGGATCAGTTTCCTCAGCAAGCTTTCGGATTCTCACAGGTAGAGAAAGAGGATTACTTGGGTCGTCTAATTCATCAGAAGCGTCGTACGAGGAAAGTATGAAAGTGGAAAAGATTAACTTTAGTCGAAGGTTTATGAATGGATTGAAGAGTGCATTCCGAGTGTCAAAGAAGAAAACAGAGAGTAAGGTGGAAAATGTAAAAGAGGAAAATGGTAAAGATGTTGTGGTGATTAAGAAGGATGTACCTTTTCGCAGGCAACCTCGTTCTCAAGATCATTAA